The Lates calcarifer isolate ASB-BC8 linkage group LG11, TLL_Latcal_v3, whole genome shotgun sequence genomic sequence CCTGGGGAGGCCATCTCTCTGGATGACCTGCACCTTGTTCAGCCTTCTGACCAGCAGGTAGAGCTGCAGGGCCTCCAGTGACATCCACACAAAGCTTGCAACAACTAGGAAGTGGAGAAGCCCAGCCATGACAGTGCAGGCCAGCTGTGGAAACACATGAGTGGAATCTTGTGATCAATAAAATGCCTCTGGAAACAGCCTTAGCAGAGAATAGTTATCTCGAATTGGGTtacatttaagaaaaacaaaaacttaactCTTAATCTTACTGTACCTTATGTTCAAGATATCTGTCATTCCACAGCAGCAGTAGATGAGATAAGCCCAGGCTGAGACAGAGGTGAAGACGGGCTGTGTGGTTGATCTTGGGGTTCCAGCTACacaggaggaaggtgaggaCAGCTAACGCAAAGAAGAATAGTCCAACCATCACACACATCCGGTTCAGCCAGTCTAAGAAAGGATTCTCTGGTGGAGGCTGAAAAGAGACAGCACATAGGCAAACATATTCTGTGATCAACCTGACGTCAGGTGTGGGAATCTGTATTAGCAAATACgtattcacacacaaatctaACATACCTCCCCTATCTGCAGGATGAGGGCAAATGTGGAGAGATGAGAGCAGCTGCACACTGTGTAGTTTTCATTAGTGTATGCAACCCAACAGCCCTCTACTGACCAACGCATAGTCTTagtcttttctcctcctttttcacTCCCTTCCTCCACTCCtgtctcctgtgttttgtcCTCCCAGTACACACAGGTTACCAAACCAGATTCAGGTACTGCCTGATGGAACCAGACAAACAGAGATTGATAGATATGTTGAAAGATCACACACcacattttatctttaaaaaagtAGATGGATAGATGAATTGTGCACCACCTTCTTGTGATGGATGGTAAAATTGACAGGCTCTGTGAGGTTGGTGTTGTTCATTAAAGGCAAGATTGCAGTGATAACATCAGAGTTCATCTCTgtcctgttttcagtttcaaagtATTGATGACTAAGAAGACTCTCCATCCCATTTAATATCATGaaggcagctgctgcagaaccTGGGAATGCCCACATGGTGGAGATAATCAACACCTATAACATCACAGCATTTTGTTTAAGGTTTGTGAATATGTATTTCACATTGTGCATGCTGATTTTCTTGAGATTCTCTACTGTATTAGAGTCACCTTTAAAATTAATCTATCCTAAGCACACAATGATCACATAAAAGGTGCAAAAGGTGTAAAAGCAAAGCAGAAATATATCTAATTGTATATAGATACAACATTGCTGGTATAATTCTTTATGCTTTGTTAATCGCCATCATCTTTTTAATTGTGAGCTTTTTCTCACCATTATTGTTTTGGGCCATACTGTCCAGGTTGATCTGCATGGTGTTGCCATTAGCTGAGAGAATGGGGCTCTCTCCATTGTTGTTTCCAGGTCCGATAGTTTCGATACTTAAATCTAACACACAGATGATTGATTTAATATCTACCCAGTGTGTATACAGTAAATGTCTACAGTAGGGTAAGATTAACCTATCTTACCCACTGTTGAACTCTTCAcggttgttttggtttggttctGACCTGGCTGCACCATCGCTGACACTAAAAGATCTGAGATGCCCAGAATCACACTGCCGGTCTCCCCGTCACCTTCACTACTTACTCTCGACTGACTTGGCACGTGGTCCAACACCTGACACTTCCTTTaacaattaaaatgtttgtgatAAATAACTGATCTGGCTGgtgatacaaacacaaatcaatattttaaaaaacatcccCCATAGACTGCACTGTTACAGTACAGTGACAGAGGTTAtttatgaaacaaaatgtaCCATAGATGCTGAGAAGCTGTTTGCCACAGTCTGtagagaaagcagaaaaaagagagggggaagaatAAAGTAATGCTAGCTTGTTATTTAGTAATAAAGcttgttgttttaatgaaacCAGTTAAAACCGATTAATTTTAGCAGTTACATTCTTGTCTTTGTAAGGGTCTCTAAAGGGGGACCACCACTCTATGTTTCCACTTACTGGTCCTGGTAAGGTTATGCCAGaattgtttttcagttgttcaTCCATGTTGCCAAGGAAAgctctctcttttgtctgtccctgcagaaaatacaaaagCATGCCCTCATCTTAAATATTGGAATGTAGTTTGCAGTGTAAAGTGTTCAAACTTTGACATATTTTTGGCaaatattattaacatttatcCAACATGAAATATCCCAACATTTTCAGCTCTACCTACTTCAAATTACAAGTGTGGTGGTTTAGTGCATCTATGTGTGGTGCTAACCACACAAAGATGCTACTATTGAAAAGATGTCTCTGTATAAGTCGGTATAAGACATGTGTAATTTGTCAGGTTAACTGCCTTGTTTCATGGGTAACATGGATCTATCCCTAAGATAAAtccaataaatcaataaatcctACATTTAATTAAGGCAAAAGCCTAAGATACACATTTTGTCGGTTTtaatgatatactgtattatcttacatgtctttgtgtttgcaaAATTGGTTGGCTAGGAAAATGTTCTGACTTTGCCAATAATATTTACCTCTGGAGGTTTTATCTCATCTAGAATATCTTTAAGACCTGTTGGATCagtgtgagagaaaatgaaaaagtcagCATGTGCAGGTCATCCAGCACATCAGAAAAAtcactgtatacagtatatagtacAACCGACTGCACCAAATTCTTACTTTGACAAAATGAGGTACCCAGTATCCACAAAATTCCAGTTGATGGGTAGAATCCATCCGGACAAGAACAATAGAAGGACCCTGGTGCATTAGTGCACACAGTGAGTTTACCACATATTCCTGGTGTCTCACTGCACTCGTCTATATCTGTAGAGcaagtaaacacacatttaaagataGTAAAAGTAGAatatacaacagtaaaataataactCAGTAGTGCACACGCACCTGTACATGGGTTGGATGTGCTGGCTATCACACCTGGGCTGTTTACCCGATAGCCAGGGAAGCAGGTGCAGATATAAGATCCGATTGAGTTAGTGCAGTTGGCATCAGGACCACAGATGGTAGCATCTTTGACACACTCATCAACATCTGCCAAATAAAAGATACACAagtgaaacaataaaacagatgtTAGTTTTCCATCTGTTTCTAGATGCTGAAAAACCCCCTTGCATCTGAAAACCATCCGTGCAAATACCAATACAGATGTTGGTCTCGCTGGGTTCCTGGTCTGGTTGAGTTGCTGCGTAGCCTAGTTGACACGCACAGGTATAAGCGCCAGGTGTGTTGGTACAGACAGAGTCAGGGCCACAGATGGTGGAGTTGAAACACTCATCAATGTCTAAATAAAGAACAGTTAACACATTAGCTATGGAAAAAGGGTCAGGATGTGTTGCTAATATGTGGTTTTACCCCTAAGTAAAAGCAAGGAACCATGTTTCTTCCTCACTGTGTAGTGAAAGTGGGATGTTGTTCACTGACCTGAGTGGAAGAAATCAAGTATTTTGAGTCTTGCTCTTGAGGGAGAGTTACTGTACATACATTGTGACACTAACAGCTGAACAGGTGGGCATCTCAGTTCAAGTAAGATGTGTATTTGGTATTGGCTTagagatcacacacacaaaaagaatattttttatcCAGTGTATAATGTTATTGTCAACAGACCTTGGCAAAAAGGAGTTGCGTCAAGGTCAATGTGGTAGCCTTTATGACATTCACACTCAAAACTTCCTGGTTTGTTGAGACAGGTCCCATCATCTCCACAAATGTTGTCAAGACACTCGTCAATATCTATTAAGGAAAAAAGTGACGTATTAAATAATGCCACTGAAACTTAACAGAGATACATGAATGTGAGATTGACAGTGAGACAAAATACTACCTATGCATGGGTTGGATTTTCCAGTTGGTAATGCTGGATCTGTGGCGTTGAATCCATGCAGACAGGTACAGAAGTACGATCCAAGGGTGTTGGTACAATTGGAATAAGGACCACAAATTCCTGAAGTCCTCTGACACTCATCTATGTCTGCCAAAAGATGTTACAGACAGGAGTTTAAGGTGGGGAGTACAGTACATGCTCAAAAAATGAGACTATAAGCATAAATGAAGCATCCTAATGTACTACCGGCAAGAGATAAGGAGATAGATCATTATAAATTCAACTGTGATTCACAATAGTTtagatgaaataaaatatacttACCAACACAGCCATATGAATCTGGTGAGGGTAAGTGTCCTGAAGGGATTTCATACCCACTAACACAAGCACAGCCTCCTCCTGATTTACACTCAGCAAGTGGTCCGCAGACATCTGGTTTACACTCAGAATGAACTAAACAGAGataacacacaaagagagataacacacaaacacatagaaacaaacaaacaaatggtagtgaaaagataaaagaagtTCTCTTCTGCAGTTAGCAGCGCATTattgaataaaacatgtcaaTGTGAAGGAAAGGATGTCAGTAAGTAGTAGTTCCTTACAGGTTATATAGCCCATATCAGTACGTGAGTGACTTAATGGTTTGTATATGTAGAATCCTCCAGGACACAGGGCCACATTGATTCCAAAGTAATGAGAAGGACAAGCTCCAGCAGTACCATATGCATTTCCTGTTGTTGGAGTTTCAGATTCAGTTGTTGGATAGGATATTGATACATACATAGGATAGTGGGTTCCACCCTTAGGGCCACCATAGCACCCTTCATTGAGTCTGTCTCCACTGATCCCTGTGAAGCGCCACCACATATTAACAAGATGGCCATCACCCTTTGGGTAACCAGGGAAGGATgatgatataaataaaatgttgcgCCATGGTTCAGTTATGTTTGTGTATCCATCACAAGAACCTGCACAGAACAACAAAACTTACTGAATGTCAGTAATCAATGACCATACATGTAAAGAACCTGTAGCCACAATCTGTATCTGATGTTTACAATTTAACACAATCCATACCAGGGGGAAAGACACAATGGCCAAGGATGAAGAATGAACCTATGAAGCACAAAAAAGAGATATTGTTTCTAATTATAACTGTCAGCTGTTCAACAAAACGTACACTTCTCAACATGATACATACATTGCATATACACAGAAGCCTAATTTTAATGCCCTCTTTGAAGTCTTCTCACATAATCTGAAAAaggattaaataaaacatgtattattGCTCTATGCAAGACTGTTACAGAAAATAGCTTGATGCTATAACTGGTGACAAG encodes the following:
- the LOC127143023 gene encoding adhesion G protein-coupled receptor E3-like, with translation MWAFPGSAAAAFMILNGMESLLSHQYFETENRTEMNSDVITAILPLMNNTNLTEPVNFTIHHKKAVPESGLVTCVYWEDKTQETGVEEGSEKGGEKTKTMRWSVEGCWVAYTNENYTVCSCSHLSTFALILQIGEPPPENPFLDWLNRMCVMVGLFFFALAVLTFLLCSWNPKINHTARLHLCLSLGLSHLLLLWNDRYLEHKVQ